A region of the Phaseolus vulgaris cultivar G19833 chromosome 11, P. vulgaris v2.0, whole genome shotgun sequence genome:
TGAGGCATGCACGTGCATGAGAAATACAGATCAGAAAAGAAGATGAGTGTGGGACCTTGTTAGCTTCAGAGTCATCAGGGCTCAAGTGGGGGCGTCAAAAAGCAAACATACGTGCTTTCCCCACACAAACGCTGCAAAGGAAACTATACTACGTACCTCTTCCATCTATCTGCCCTCAATcatttcaattatatatataatatcgcCTCAAACAATCTTTATAAGATCAATTTTTCATCAAAATCTTATCTCTATATAGGATCTTTAATGTATCTTTCTATGTTTAAACATGTCAACTCAGGCATAAGAATATATTTAAGAGTGGTATGAATGTCAACTTGTCATGAGACTATATATGAATAGTATGTGATCTGACCAGCTCAACAAACTCCcgatataataattataaatattcttaagatcatattaaaaaatgaaccGTTTAATTAAATCTTATAGAACAAACTCACAAAATAAGATTTCAACTCACTTATAAGATGAATTTTTCaccaaaattagtttctattattgttaaatggtttctaaattgatgtCTAATTAGgaaccaagatttttgctaccaattatttagattctaaatttggtagcaaaaactttggttgctaattagacaccaatttagaaaccatttaacaataatagaaactaatttagaaatcaaaatttttttaatctctaatttagtcactataacaactaattattttttgtttttaaaaattggtttctatttcatgattttcttgtagtgttctagtcaatgtatatatatttatgaatgataaaaattatatatatatataacacgtGATTCGGTTCAACAAACTCTcgatataataaattataaataattctaatatcatattaaaaataaattttttaaatttaactaaatcttataaaatcaactcacaaaataaaatttcaacccacttatatattataaaataactttaTCGTCATCAACATTTCCTACTCATTCACGCCACTTCTACATGTAAGTTTTTATGTTAAATCTTTAATCAATCCAGGTGTAAATCTTAGTTTCACGTTAATATATTCAAGAGAATTTTTCTAGGAACTACATAAAGATCATTATACTTAaggtatatatgtatattaaatTTCTCTGCTGCTTCCTTTTGGCTCGAACACCAAGAAGGACAAACATTGGAGAGGATGTGATGAAGATGGATTtcagaataaataataatatcactCAAACTTAGTTCTAAATTTGCTGAATGGTGTCATGCAGTCTATAGTCTTTGGTGGTGAAAGGAATGCATCTTGGCAAAAGGCTATTGAAAATTCTAGAACTTTTATGCAATAGCAAAAGGTTTATCCCATTATTATATTGAATGACTACTAAAAAATACATGTTTAATTCTCACTTGTGggctattttattttttccctTGCCAtccaataaaaacaaataaaactcTTAGTAGGGTTACAAATGAATTGAGTCGTTAGAACTGACTTAAGAagaaatttcttaatttttataaaaaaactatttttttcaatttggttCGATTCAAGCTAATAAACAATAAGATTTATCTTATTAGcttaattcaatttaaaatcTTGACTGTTACACTTTTTTGttcttatatttatttcataaaaaaattgatctaaatagaaattaaaaaaaaattattgtcttGAATTTGTTCAGTGAATTTAACTATACATAGAAACATTCTACTCGAAAAGTTAAATTGTGTCATTTATGAAAGGGATATTGAGAATACAAATCATATGTAATGAAGGAGTAAGAAAATGAAATATGAATGTTGATTTTGTTTAATGTCTTTTTTAACGACCATATAGAAGATTGTTAACATCATGAATATTCATGATGGTACAAGTAAAATGTTGAACATGGACAAGTGTCAAATTTTCatgaacttttttttcttatttgtttatGTTGGATTTAAAgaacatacttttttttataaagattaaaatgaatgatttattttatttattatttttttactgttgatagaaaaactcatttattagttttattttcaattgattcATAGTCAGGTTGAACAAACAAATTAACTAATTGAATCTCAAACTAATTTTGAGTTGGTTTGATTCATTAAAAATCTTAGATCTtgatatgaattttaaaatagttattaaaataaatcataaatatataataccATAACATGGTGTAAAACCTTTACATTTTTAGTTGatctattattatttattgaaaagGATCTGCGTTCtcaaaaaaagaaaactaaataaACATACTTCCAAGTTTATTGGTATTTAGTTCAacagtataaaataatttttccatgtattttttttatcaataataaaaaaatgaataaatatttttttttatcaataataaaaaatgaataaatatgaatcactttagggtgattcaacccttataaCCCTTATATATGAACTCAACCATAACCTTGTTCACTAGACTTACTCTCAAGTCTGTCTACACAGAACTCTCCTAGCTAATATAGAAGAAGACATCTGGGACAAACAATCATACAACTTAAATGAATACGTCATCAGATCATCCTCATACAAACCAACGAATCTATATAtcaattagaaaagaaaaaatgtgcAAACTGTGGCTTCCATGTATCTAAAGttgtaattttttcttcttctttcttttaatgATTTATCAAATTATTCTTCCTTACTAAGCCACTTATCTTCTGTACAGCCTaggaaatttatttttgtacaatcttattttatctttgcaaaaacaaaattgtttttcttttgaaaaataaatttttgaattgtttCGTACATTCTGGAAATTAAGTCGAAATTAAATTATGCTTAGACCTAAATTCAATGAGGATGACAAACTTATAACGTAGTGGGTCCAAATCCACATAGGAACAAGTAATTGTTGTTCAAAAGACTTGTGAGCCTATTTCAAAGGGGTTCGTGGGCCTCAGGTTCCCATATCCATTTCCAGGTTTTTTTTTACTGTACCCAATAAATTTAAACTTACACCccatttgaaataattaaaatattctctttttagttttaaataaaagtgGAGGATGTAAGTCAAAATGTACTccgaatttaatatttttaaatatatttttaaatttgaatttctcAAACACTTTTCTCAATTAGGCTTTTCTGGAATAATCTTTCtagattatgttttttttttggaattttttctAGAATATGTTCTAggaattttgttttcaaaaatccTTTTTCTAGAATATATTATTTGTCTTCCAGATTTGTTTTACTgacatatattatttattctgaaattttatttttagaaaaaaaaaaatattccaaattttctttttcaaaacatattttttaaatccagatttccaattttaaaataattgataattctTAAAAGATAGTTGGATACAAGTCAAAATCATTGGGTGAAAAAACAATTGACCCATTCTCTGACCCGGCCCGAACGAAGTAGGCTACACTGTACAAATATTGCATATATTTATAGTGGGAATTACAAATGGTACTATAGTAATAATGAAATGATAAACTTATCAATTAAACTCCTAAACTTGTGAGAAATATttgacattttatttttatttttttaggatGGTATAGCTTTCTTCTAAAAAAAACATGCCTGCCCTGTATTGTTTGGTACTTGATTTTGATTTGaattaaataacaaataaatttagaaaaataaaataatagtcactatattgattaagttatatattattttagagattacaaAATGGTTGatatctaaagtgatttctattagtaatgaaaatttgtaaagaaatttttatattggtatctaaattagctatcaaggttttagatactaatattttatattctaaattagtctttaaaagattaatagtacttagtaactaaaatcttgacaattagatattaatttagaaactactttataatttttttattaaaaataaaaattacttaaaataccaataattatttaatttataaaataatctctaatttaatcgatcattttaatctctaaaatgagtttttagttaatgattttcttaatgTGTATTATATTACTCTCTCCAAACATGAAAAAGTGATGAGGGTGTTGCTTTTTGTTTTCCAAGACCTTTTGAAAAACTCCTCTTCTTCTCCTTGAGCACCCTCACTAATTAACTTATACACAAATTTGACATAATACTTGGTGTTCATCTCCCTTCTAGATCCATACATCCCCACATTCCCTATTTAGGGATTTTATAGCTATCTTTTGTTCCAACTCCCCTGCTTGATTCCTCTCTCATTTAAACAATTGTGTTCTCCATTTTAAACTCCATTCCCAAGTACTACCCTTCCAACTTCCTAGTTGATTTAATGTGATCTTCTTGGAGACACTATATTATCTATAACATTTGTCTTTGAGATTATCCTCTCTCAACCACTTGTCCTCGAGAATCTACCCTTATCATTTATTCCTATCTTCTATTTTTATGTTCCTATCGAACCAACTTTCTTGTTCTTTAGCTTAACTCATAAACTCCCTTCTTCCTTTGGTACATCTACAAATTGTAACGTATTCACATCAACTTCTCTCTTACCCACCTTTACTCCTTCTTATAATGTTTTCCCTTACAACCTTTGTAAGCCAAAGTCTCTTATAAATGTAGAAATGGACAAAGAAGCTTTAAACCTACACCAATcaagttttattatattattattattattattattattattattaatataattaataacattattcatatttttaatatcattattattattattattattattattattatcaatattattaattttattaattttataatattaataatattaataatatgtatacttattagttatgattattattatttatgaatattaattatgattttataactattcatattataataatatttttaatattatgtatataattattatgataatagtttgtaggtaatagagattcgtgggTGATAGTTCGTAAGTAATAGAAATTCGTAGATAATAGTTgataggtaatagagattcgtagGTAAAAGTTGGTAAGTAATAAGATTTGTGTGTAATAGTTGGTACGTAATACTGAATTTACGTACGAATTCATAATTTGAGGGTAATGTTCGTAGGTAATGTTGTTTGTAGGTAATATCCGTAAGTAATGCTTAATTTATCTACGGATTCAGGTTCGTGGATAAAAatccataaataatattgattttttttttgtagtgtccGTTCTGACAATACGGTACATTTGCTATAACAAGTCATCAGATACTAACGAATCACCTAGCCTAAAAaaaattttagaatatttttcaattgaacTATCATTAACTATGACTGAAATAGATTTTGATTTGAGACAACCTCTAATCCATTCTATAATCAAATCATGTTTTCAAAGTGTTGTATAGTTTTGTGTAAAGCAATATACCAATAAATGACATGATTTTGTAGGATGGAAATAAACATTTTGTAAATTCATCTATATTACTATAGTTGAGAAAGAATTGATTGTGGGATGCAAACAAATAAATAGTTTACAACTCAATTTTACTAAAATCCTccaatttatgaaaaaaaataacttaaccACCGTTATCTTCCAAATCttactataaatattattatatatttactgacaatataaatttttattgtaaaaaaaatattaaattttttatatcaattaaaaataaaattaaatcctAATAtagatgttttatttttaatattaggAGATGGGTTAtatcaactaaaaatattatcatattatagtatataaaagaatataaatttcacattataaattaattttataaaattaaattaagtttaaaatttatcataaaaagtaattaatatatCTTCGTAAAACTAGAATCATCCTCTTAAGCTTCAACATGGGCATACACAACAGTACATAACGTGTGGTAGTTTATCCACAAAAAGCTAGCCCGTGAGCCTCCTAATAAACCATCCACACACCCATTTACTGCACATTCTCTAAAGCATATGATCATCACTCTCTGCACATGTGCTTCTACTCAAATTTCCCTGCTCATACAAACCATAAGAGTTTAACCTACAATTTTGAcattattaaacaaaattataaatgagTAAAAACTTCACTTTATAAGTGGGTTGTATAGGGTTAAGTTAAGTTTAAAATTCAACTTAATATACTATCAAAATCATTTCGAGTTTATTTTAATGAttgtttgttgggtttatcgtATCACTCATCCGCTATCAGACAGTCATCAGACAATCATTGAATtatctatataatatatagtttcatCACGCATGAGTTGGTAGTCTTGGCGTGAGaagggtgtgttggagatcacaTATCGATTAGATATTAGTAcatttcattggatataagtaaatgcaaacctcatcttataagccgattttatgagattgaattataaattatgaataataaatctttatttatttattgttagtGATGAGAGTGGTTGGAGAAAATGTTATATATGCAATTGGAAAGAAAAGGTTTGGATTCGTTTGGAACTAGGAATAGATGAATATTTAGTATATAGTAGCAGTAGGGTGACATTGTCTCTTTTCAGAAGGAGTGTAGGTTTGGGACCACCAACTCAAGTTCTTCAACCATAGCTTTAGCTACCAATTCTTTTTATTGCCTTAGAACAAAAATTGGATTCAGAATTGCGATTTTTGAACAAGCACAACTTCAACTGTTTTTTTGTTCTAAGTGTTTTGGTCGTTTTAGTATATTTCGAGCAAAAatcatttactttttttttttttcactaaggaaagagatttttaaaaaattcaaaaataattacaaCCAAATATGTACTAAGTTTTTCTTTGTCTATTGCTTACTTTTCTTTTGGAAATAACTaaaatagaaactatttattcaaaatattaccttcttgaattatttttattgtcgTGTTAAAGAGTATCTCAACTCATTGAATCAAATACTAACTTgcaattataattatttcagAATATTCCCacacaataaaaattaaaaactgttATTATGCACATAGTCTCTGGACAAATTGAGTTAAAGTGTCTAGTCACAACGGAAATTCTTTCAATTCATTAGCCTCTTAAATATTCAACTCTAACTAGTATCCTAAATATGGATATCCAATTTCTTTGACCATTATAATGGTAAGTGATAATTTAATTTACCTTAGgtatgttaaaattaatttctaaacaTGTTCAATTTTTTTACCCAAATAAAAAAACCACGTGTCTTCAAAATTTGACCTGGAAAATATAGACTAAAAAAGAATTCGAAAAAGTATTAAAAGAACACAGAATCGTGTCTGTGAAACTTTGTATGGTTATAGAATAGACCAAAAAAAGTCAGTAAGAAATATTTTAGCCGAGAAACATAGGATAGATCCGAAAACAGAAATCTTAAAAACCAATAATTGATGAAcaccttttatttttaaatccctgtaatttttctttatctctCTTTTTACCTATCATATAttgatgatttttattttatttttctcttattaGATATCATTTATGAGTCATTTAATATTCGAGTTGTTTTTATCtttcatttttctaaaaaaaaatcattgttcCTTGTCCTATTTAAATCTTTCAAATCTATGAAGAtagataataatataaaaactccCAAAACAGAGACGTTAAAGACCAATTTCATTTGCTTTTAATTAACAGTCAGCAAAAAGAATCATTTCATGAGTGAAACGGTGACAGTAAATATGACAGCAACATATACGAGAGGTTGACAAGGATATGTAAgttattaatagtaatatattaaaaagagaagaaaaatgagACACCAATCTCATTCAATAAACTGAAAGGCATAATAAACCCATTTCAGTGATGAGCCATGGGAATTAAAAGTTCAAGCCAATGACATAAAAGAAGTCTCTTAAGAACCTTGACCAGAAGtagtaaaaaaatcaaagaaggGTTGGTTAAGTGGGGAAGGATCATCTTCATTGATATCAGGAGAAGGAGCAGGAGGTGTATCACTGGAACTATCAGCAGAAACTGAAGCCAGAGAAGACACCTGGTATGTTGTTTTCCCTTCCAAAATACCAGTTGGGTGCAGAGGAAAGAGATCCAAGGTTTCTTGGTTACTGTAGCTGAAGTTACAATCCGAGATTCTCTGTTGCATGGCTTCGTATGCCAGAGGGCCATTGCTGATCATGTTTGACATGTCTGTGGGCACAAATATCTCAGACGGGCTTCTCCTAAAACCTACTGGTACAAGCACCTTTGGATGTGGGGGGTAAAAACCATTTTCACTCTGCGCCTGAGGTACACAATATGGAGGGCACAGGCCTGAAAACCAAAAGCACCCTCAATTACCAAgcttatgtaaaataaataactcACTAATCACAAAGAGATGTAAcagtttgaattttgaaaaactataTATATGTGTGAAAAAAGGccttttggaaaaaaaaaacaaaagaaaaaacagaaagcAAAAGAAACAGCTGTCCTTCTATCATGATTTGGCTATACACATAAAAGTGGAGACAGTGACTTTTAAGATGATTTCAGTGCTTCTTGAGAAATAAATACTATTGAAAAGAACCGCAGTATGTAGATCTCAGCTGATATGATTCAGAGATATAACCTGGTTAGAAGAGGATTTATCTTTAAAGAATACACATAATCTTCTACTCAATAGTATTCTGAGAGTTTTTAgttttgttacttttttttacttaaCACACATACACCAAGCACATTTGCATGAAGAGACGAATTGGTGACTTAACAATCAAACAgtatttaatcaattaaaaggCAAAGGCAGAAAGAGATGAGTGaagatataaagataaaaagggaatGTGTATAGTTTGCATGattgaataaaataatgaatgatGAGAAAGGAAATGAAGGAACCATTTGGGCAAATTGGCGGAGAAAAAAAGGGCTGGGGAGTATGAAGAAAGCGATTGAAGTAAGCGATGGTTTCTTGCTTCTGCTTCTGTCTCTGCCTAGCTTTGTGATTTTGAAACCAGTAGAAGACATTCTTTCCTTCGATGTGACCATACGCCCTAAGCCTAGCAGTTATCTGCTGTATCTCCTCAGCACTGGGAGTCTTTATTCCCTGCTTATACAGGTTCTCTAGCATGCTTATTTGCTCTTTTGTAGGGTTCCACCGTGAACTGGCTGCAACCCCGTTAGACCCTCCCATCTCCAACTCCTCATTTTCACTCTCCATCTCAAGTTCTTTCTCTCTTCAccaaataataatatgaatcaATGCTAATGGGGTTTGGATAGTATTATAGTAGGAGAGGTAATTAAAGggttgttttgatttgattattAGTGCTACTACTCCACTACTAAAATTACTAGTACTCTACTACACCACACCACACCACTGGGTGCTCCTCTTATTCTCATGGCTTGTGAATCGCTCTTTTTATAGAGTAGGTAGGGAGAAACAAAATGGTTGAGAGTTGAGAGAGAGGATTAACATGCGTATTGTTTTTGGTGCAGAACATCTCTGAAAACATGGCGGTTAGCGGCACAGAGAGAGGCTTAGGTTTCGTCGTCTTCGTTCCAAGACGTGTAGAATTCTTACGAGAAGACAATAATTGCCCAAACGGCCCCCCTTCGTGCCATTGATTTTGGTGCATACATAGCAGATTTAACGACGCTGTTTAAGATTAACGTTGATTTCTACTACTACCTCTCTCTCTTTCCTAAGCCCATAATGTCTTGTATCTCGGGAATGACAGATAGATAGatggagagaaagagagagaagaacGTAGGTTACGCCATTGAAGGAAAGGAAGGGCATAAAAGTCATTGATGGAAAAAGACAGCCGGTTGGGTTGTAAGGTGTAGGTGAAGGCTAGGCTTTGGGAATTGAAGTGAGAGCAGATAGGCTCAGAGGAGAGagatgaatgaatgaatgaatgaggtTCAAACGTCTAGCTATCTAGCCTCACTCAGAACGAGTATGAAGGTGACTGTGAAACTGTGAACTTCCCATCTTTTAGTGGTCACAATATTACTACATCATCTTAATTATTACTAGTATTCTATAAAACCATTGTTTGCCACTGTGTGTTCTCATGCCTTTTTTTGTCTGCTATAGTGCCCCAATTGGACCACCCTTCTTAGCGTTTCAATTCCTAACATGCCCACCACTTGTGGTCCAATTTCATCTacattctcttttttttctccaaaCTGTCATGCAATTGGCATGATTATGCTTATGACCCCCCAAGACCAAAAAATTGTCATGCATAGGACTAACGTATGGGATACCAGTTAAATATTAGTTTGCATTGGGTTGTCAAGAAAAACAGTTCTGGCGTGAAGattttttgtcattttgcaTGCACCAGCTAGGAGTAATAGTGCTTCATTAGCTGTTAATGTGTTTTATTTCACTGTAACAACTCATTCAACGTGATTACAGTGGGCACAGCATTGCTTTCCACCAGCACAGTTCTTTTTTCCCAAAAAATCGCATCAAATATAATTTGGATTACCACTTTATATGTGGGGAAATAGAACTAGTTTTGTAAAATCCAAAGCACTCGTACAGCGTGGATAATAACCCAAACTAGTGCAAGAAGAAACATCGAGTGCCTGAACCTTCTAACAGGTCAACA
Encoded here:
- the LOC137823045 gene encoding WUSCHEL-related homeobox 2 — its product is MESENEELEMGGSNGVAASSRWNPTKEQISMLENLYKQGIKTPSAEEIQQITARLRAYGHIEGKNVFYWFQNHKARQRQKQKQETIAYFNRFLHTPQPFFSPPICPNGLCPPYCVPQAQSENGFYPPHPKVLVPVGFRRSPSEIFVPTDMSNMISNGPLAYEAMQQRISDCNFSYSNQETLDLFPLHPTGILEGKTTYQVSSLASVSADSSSDTPPAPSPDINEDDPSPLNQPFFDFFTTSGQGS